A window from Solanum stenotomum isolate F172 chromosome 7, ASM1918654v1, whole genome shotgun sequence encodes these proteins:
- the LOC125871484 gene encoding mitochondrial uncoupling protein 2-like isoform X3 gives MALASEISIAGILASSAIAACFAELCTLPLDTAKVRLQLQKRAGEGSGKYRGLLGTVATIAKEEGLLALWKGIVPGLHRQCIYGGLRIGLYEPVKAFFAHTYYVGDGSLFTKVFAALVTGAIAIALANPTDLVKVRLQAEGKAGTPRRYDGAFNAYYTIVKQEGLAALWTGIVPNIARNAIINAAELASYDHLKEIILKLPGFTDTVLTHLIAGLGAGFFAVSIGSPVDVVKSRMMGDSVYRNTFDCFFRTLKDHLLFIRVSSPIFFD, from the exons ATGGCATTGGCATCTGAGATCTCAATCGCCGGAATCCTGGCTAGTAGCGCTATCGCTGCTTGTTTTGCGGAG TTGTGTACTTTACCTCTAGACACCGCTAAAGTTAGACTACAGTTACAAAAGAGAGCAGGGGAAGGTTCCGGCAAGTACAGGGGATTATTAGGTACAGTTGCTACAATTGCTAAGGAGGAAGGTTTATTAGCTCTTTGGAAAGGCATTGTACCTGGCTTACATCGACAATGTATATATGGAGGCCTAAGGATTGGGTTATATGAGCCT GTCAAGGCCTTCTTTGCACATACCTATTATGTTGGAGATGGTTCCTTATTCACTAAAGTGTTTGCTGCTCTTGTTACTG GTGCAATCGCAATTGCTCTGGCTAATCCAACTGATCTTGTAAAAGTTCGGCTCCAGGCTGAAGGTAAAGCTGGTACACCTAGGCGCTATGATGGTGCGTTCAATGCATACTATACCATAGTGAAACAG GAAGGGCTGGCAGCTTTGTGGACAGGAATTGTGCCAAATATTGCACGGAATGCTATTATCAATGCTGCTGAACTGGCCAGTTATGATCATCTCAAAGAG ataattttaaaacttccAGGATTTACAGACACTGTTTTAACTCATCTCATAGCTGGTTTAGGTGCTGGATTCTTTGCAGTTTCTATCGGTTCTCCAGTTGATGTG GTCAAATCAAGAATGATGGGAGATTCAGTATACAGGAACACCTTTGATTGTTTTTTCCGAACATTGAA GGACCACTTGCTTTTTATAAGGGTTTCCTCCCCAATTTTTTTCGACTAG
- the LOC125871484 gene encoding mitochondrial uncoupling protein 2-like isoform X2: protein MALASEISIAGILASSAIAACFAELCTLPLDTAKVRLQLQKRAGEGSGKYRGLLGTVATIAKEEGLLALWKGIVPGLHRQCIYGGLRIGLYEPVKAFFAHTYYVGDGSLFTKVFAALVTGAIAIALANPTDLVKVRLQAEGKAGTPRRYDGAFNAYYTIVKQEGLAALWTGIVPNIARNAIINAAELASYDHLKEIILKLPGFTDTVLTHLIAGLGAGFFAVSIGSPVDVVKSRMMGDSVYRNTFDCFFRTLKYEGPLAFYKGFLPNFFRLGSWNVIMFLTLEQVKRWLG from the exons ATGGCATTGGCATCTGAGATCTCAATCGCCGGAATCCTGGCTAGTAGCGCTATCGCTGCTTGTTTTGCGGAG TTGTGTACTTTACCTCTAGACACCGCTAAAGTTAGACTACAGTTACAAAAGAGAGCAGGGGAAGGTTCCGGCAAGTACAGGGGATTATTAGGTACAGTTGCTACAATTGCTAAGGAGGAAGGTTTATTAGCTCTTTGGAAAGGCATTGTACCTGGCTTACATCGACAATGTATATATGGAGGCCTAAGGATTGGGTTATATGAGCCT GTCAAGGCCTTCTTTGCACATACCTATTATGTTGGAGATGGTTCCTTATTCACTAAAGTGTTTGCTGCTCTTGTTACTG GTGCAATCGCAATTGCTCTGGCTAATCCAACTGATCTTGTAAAAGTTCGGCTCCAGGCTGAAGGTAAAGCTGGTACACCTAGGCGCTATGATGGTGCGTTCAATGCATACTATACCATAGTGAAACAG GAAGGGCTGGCAGCTTTGTGGACAGGAATTGTGCCAAATATTGCACGGAATGCTATTATCAATGCTGCTGAACTGGCCAGTTATGATCATCTCAAAGAG ataattttaaaacttccAGGATTTACAGACACTGTTTTAACTCATCTCATAGCTGGTTTAGGTGCTGGATTCTTTGCAGTTTCTATCGGTTCTCCAGTTGATGTG GTCAAATCAAGAATGATGGGAGATTCAGTATACAGGAACACCTTTGATTGTTTTTTCCGAACATTGAAGTACGAG GGACCACTTGCTTTTTATAAGGGTTTCCTCCCCAATTTTTTTCGACTAGGATCGTGGAACGTTATCATGTTTTTGACTCTTGAGCAA
- the LOC125871484 gene encoding mitochondrial uncoupling protein 2-like isoform X4, with protein sequence MALASEISIAGILASSAIAACFAELCTLPLDTAKVRLQLQKRAGEGSGKYRGLLGTVATIAKEEGLLALWKGIVPGLHRQCIYGGLRIGLYEPVKAFFAHTYYVGDGSLFTKVFAALVTGAIAIALANPTDLVKVRLQAEGKAGTPRRYDGAFNAYYTIVKQEGLAALWTGIVPNIARNAIINAAELASYDHLKEVLDSLQFLSVLQLMWDTSPTLCNGCLYLEHVHDNLCLRWVMPDSIKDVYTGWISWQVDKSIGEVWKMIPA encoded by the exons ATGGCATTGGCATCTGAGATCTCAATCGCCGGAATCCTGGCTAGTAGCGCTATCGCTGCTTGTTTTGCGGAG TTGTGTACTTTACCTCTAGACACCGCTAAAGTTAGACTACAGTTACAAAAGAGAGCAGGGGAAGGTTCCGGCAAGTACAGGGGATTATTAGGTACAGTTGCTACAATTGCTAAGGAGGAAGGTTTATTAGCTCTTTGGAAAGGCATTGTACCTGGCTTACATCGACAATGTATATATGGAGGCCTAAGGATTGGGTTATATGAGCCT GTCAAGGCCTTCTTTGCACATACCTATTATGTTGGAGATGGTTCCTTATTCACTAAAGTGTTTGCTGCTCTTGTTACTG GTGCAATCGCAATTGCTCTGGCTAATCCAACTGATCTTGTAAAAGTTCGGCTCCAGGCTGAAGGTAAAGCTGGTACACCTAGGCGCTATGATGGTGCGTTCAATGCATACTATACCATAGTGAAACAG GAAGGGCTGGCAGCTTTGTGGACAGGAATTGTGCCAAATATTGCACGGAATGCTATTATCAATGCTGCTGAACTGGCCAGTTATGATCATCTCAAAGAG GTGCTGGATTCTTTGCAGTTTCTATCGGTTCTCCAGTTGATGTG GGACACTTCACCTACATTGTGCAATGGTTGCTTATATTTGGAACATGTTCATGACAATTTATGCTTAAGATGGGTCATGCCTGACAGTATCAAGGATGTCTACACTGGTTGGATTTCATGGCAAGTTGATAAATCCATCGGAGAAGTCTGGAAAATGATTCCTGCTTGA
- the LOC125871484 gene encoding mitochondrial uncoupling protein 1-like isoform X5, with protein MALASEISIAGILASSAIAACFAELCTLPLDTAKVRLQLQKRAGEGSGKYRGLLGTVATIAKEEGLLALWKGIVPGLHRQCIYGGLRIGLYEPVKAFFAHTYYVGDGSLFTKVFAALVTGAIAIALANPTDLVKVRLQAEGKAGTPRRYDGAFNAYYTIVKQEGLAALWTGIVPNIARNAIINAAELASYDHLKEIILKLPGFTDTVLTHLIAGLGAGFFAVSIGSPVDVGHFTYIVQWLLIFGTCS; from the exons ATGGCATTGGCATCTGAGATCTCAATCGCCGGAATCCTGGCTAGTAGCGCTATCGCTGCTTGTTTTGCGGAG TTGTGTACTTTACCTCTAGACACCGCTAAAGTTAGACTACAGTTACAAAAGAGAGCAGGGGAAGGTTCCGGCAAGTACAGGGGATTATTAGGTACAGTTGCTACAATTGCTAAGGAGGAAGGTTTATTAGCTCTTTGGAAAGGCATTGTACCTGGCTTACATCGACAATGTATATATGGAGGCCTAAGGATTGGGTTATATGAGCCT GTCAAGGCCTTCTTTGCACATACCTATTATGTTGGAGATGGTTCCTTATTCACTAAAGTGTTTGCTGCTCTTGTTACTG GTGCAATCGCAATTGCTCTGGCTAATCCAACTGATCTTGTAAAAGTTCGGCTCCAGGCTGAAGGTAAAGCTGGTACACCTAGGCGCTATGATGGTGCGTTCAATGCATACTATACCATAGTGAAACAG GAAGGGCTGGCAGCTTTGTGGACAGGAATTGTGCCAAATATTGCACGGAATGCTATTATCAATGCTGCTGAACTGGCCAGTTATGATCATCTCAAAGAG ataattttaaaacttccAGGATTTACAGACACTGTTTTAACTCATCTCATAGCTGGTTTAGGTGCTGGATTCTTTGCAGTTTCTATCGGTTCTCCAGTTGATGTG GGACACTTCACCTACATTGTGCAATGGTTGCTTATATTTGGAACATGTTCATGA